In Stutzerimonas stutzeri, a genomic segment contains:
- a CDS encoding lipopolysaccharide biosynthesis protein, translating into MSRHQYLRHLALSVGTRLAMIGLRLLRNVLLARILGPSERGLFALLSALPDLLAALTSGGLNTALGYQAAQQRAMGLLLTQIVVFGCLSAGLLTLCGVLLADQFGSELDTARQLGPLIWILLLAVPLTVLKSGLLTLHNADGRVTSFNALRLLESAAPLVLFLALFWMWKDAALQAAVVSWLLGIALVAVAGWYWLGRFHGLRLRWDASSHRELLRYSSKSHPDVLFQQVLLRSDYLFIGAFIGSEALGYYAMATAAAELLLIVPEAVTTPLMKRLLRQGEGIKQLTPFALRVTATVMLVACTGMALLGQWLIVSLFGVNYAPAYPALLALLPGLFGLCYASILRLDLLGKNRPGSVSLIMGAGAALNVLLNLLLIPPLGIVGAGLASSVAYLAVSLAMLLFYCRISQVPLIHTLFILPSDIARLRPLLKGGEVTT; encoded by the coding sequence GTGAGCCGACATCAATATTTGCGTCATCTCGCGTTGAGCGTAGGCACTCGCCTGGCCATGATCGGCCTGCGATTGCTGCGCAACGTACTGCTCGCACGAATTCTCGGCCCCTCCGAGCGAGGTTTGTTCGCGTTGCTCAGCGCTCTGCCAGATCTGCTGGCTGCGCTTACCAGCGGCGGGTTGAATACGGCGCTGGGCTATCAAGCCGCCCAGCAACGCGCCATGGGCCTGCTACTCACGCAAATAGTGGTGTTCGGCTGCCTTTCGGCCGGCCTTTTGACGCTGTGCGGGGTCCTGTTGGCCGATCAGTTCGGCTCGGAGCTGGATACCGCGCGCCAGCTCGGGCCGCTGATCTGGATCCTGCTGCTCGCGGTACCACTGACCGTCCTCAAGAGCGGCTTGCTGACGCTGCACAATGCCGACGGCCGAGTCACTTCGTTCAACGCCCTTCGGCTGCTCGAATCGGCGGCGCCGCTGGTGTTGTTCCTGGCACTCTTCTGGATGTGGAAAGACGCGGCGTTGCAGGCCGCGGTGGTCAGTTGGCTACTGGGCATAGCGCTGGTGGCGGTAGCGGGCTGGTACTGGCTTGGCCGCTTCCATGGATTGCGGTTGCGCTGGGACGCGAGCAGTCATCGGGAGCTGCTGCGATACAGCAGCAAGAGTCACCCCGACGTCTTGTTCCAACAGGTGCTGTTGCGCTCGGACTACCTGTTCATCGGCGCTTTTATCGGCAGCGAAGCGTTGGGTTACTACGCAATGGCCACTGCAGCCGCCGAGCTGCTGCTGATCGTACCGGAGGCAGTGACTACCCCGCTGATGAAGCGCCTGCTCAGGCAAGGTGAAGGCATCAAACAGCTCACCCCGTTCGCGTTGCGTGTCACCGCTACCGTGATGCTGGTCGCCTGTACAGGCATGGCGTTGTTGGGCCAGTGGCTGATCGTAAGCCTGTTCGGCGTGAACTACGCGCCCGCCTATCCCGCCCTCTTAGCCTTGCTGCCTGGCCTGTTCGGTCTGTGCTATGCCAGCATTCTGCGCCTGGACCTGCTTGGCAAGAACCGGCCGGGAAGCGTATCGCTGATAATGGGCGCCGGTGCAGCGCTCAATGTGTTACTCAATCTACTGTTGATCCCACCACTGGGGATCGTTGGTGCCGGCCTCGCATCCTCAGTGGCGTATCTGGCGGTCAGCCTGGCGATGCTGCTGTTCTATTGTCGGATCAGTCAGGTGCCACTGATCCATACGCTGTTTATCCTGCCAAGCGATATCGCCCGGCTGCGCCCGCTTCTGAAGGGTGGGGAGGTCACGACATGA
- a CDS encoding glycosyltransferase, with product MADLVFWLCLLLPAYAYLGYPLTLALLAVFTRVKPLLPSEPLSVSVVIAAHNEAAHIEQKLRALLTQDYQATRLQIIVASDGSSDDTVSRARALEDSSIQVLDLPRGGKAAALNAAVALADGDVLVFTDADNQWNERTLGRLLAPFADPDVGCVGGHMVIPDPGHALSLGDSLYRHYEAWLRRAENRTGCMVSTDGALLALRRELFQTVPAQVNDDFFLSTCAPVAGKRIVYADDAVVLDQGVDEIGKQFRRRLRVTVGGLQSLACRRTLMNPLRHGFYAVALVSHKLIRRLAPVLLVPLLLSSVWLHDTGPFYRLFVIAQLAGYAVGLLGLLDTRGILPKPFRLAAFLLVTLAGMCGGLWQFLRGHSYQQWNPQQNR from the coding sequence GTGGCTGATTTGGTGTTCTGGCTTTGCCTGTTGCTCCCGGCCTACGCCTATCTGGGTTACCCGTTGACTCTTGCGTTGCTTGCCGTATTCACCCGAGTCAAGCCGCTACTCCCCAGCGAGCCGTTGTCCGTCAGCGTGGTCATCGCAGCGCACAACGAAGCAGCACACATCGAGCAAAAGTTGCGAGCACTGCTGACGCAGGACTATCAAGCCACGCGCTTGCAGATCATCGTCGCCAGCGATGGTTCAAGCGATGACACCGTCAGCCGCGCCCGCGCGTTGGAAGACTCCAGCATCCAGGTGCTGGATCTGCCACGCGGTGGCAAGGCCGCCGCGCTGAATGCGGCCGTCGCATTGGCCGACGGAGACGTGCTGGTGTTCACCGATGCCGACAATCAGTGGAACGAGCGCACCCTCGGCCGGTTGCTGGCCCCTTTTGCGGATCCGGACGTAGGCTGCGTCGGTGGACACATGGTCATTCCCGACCCAGGCCATGCGCTGAGTCTGGGCGATAGCCTGTACCGTCATTACGAAGCCTGGCTGCGCCGTGCCGAGAACCGCACCGGCTGCATGGTATCCACTGACGGCGCGCTGCTCGCATTGCGCCGCGAGCTGTTCCAGACAGTGCCAGCACAGGTCAACGACGACTTCTTCCTCAGCACCTGCGCACCCGTGGCAGGGAAGCGTATCGTCTATGCCGACGATGCGGTCGTACTCGATCAGGGCGTGGACGAGATCGGCAAGCAGTTCCGTCGTCGTTTGCGCGTTACCGTCGGTGGGCTGCAGAGCCTGGCCTGCCGCCGTACGCTGATGAATCCCTTACGTCACGGGTTCTATGCGGTAGCGCTTGTCAGTCACAAACTGATTCGTCGACTGGCGCCAGTCCTGCTCGTTCCGCTGCTACTCAGCAGCGTCTGGCTGCACGACACTGGACCGTTCTACCGACTGTTCGTGATCGCGCAGCTGGCCGGCTATGCAGTCGGTCTATTAGGATTGCTCGACACCCGTGGCATCCTGCCCAAGCCATTCCGGCTGGCGGCCTTCCTGCTTGTGACCCTGGCCGGAATGTGCGGTGGCCTCTGGCAATTCCTGCGAGGACACAGCTATCAGCAATGGAATCCTCAGCAGAATCGCTAA
- a CDS encoding O-antigen ligase family protein, producing MIATAAMGGVLALLCLGLLASPWPFLAPFVVLGLAGLAVLYRRPAWGLLAIAALVPFEGLFKGSEFTGAKLLGVSMIGILAVQLLLRQMPAERLRNNLWRPLSLFILAYLISLMFSERYGLSFGHLRELAVGLALFFITVLVAAELDLKMLFRLVSLSVAATCAMALVSAKHQVGGRAIGLLEDANYFALLIAFAAPMSAWLALRARHLLTRLAWLAVTLLLLAGMTKTDSRSGLVVLVGCLLIGLWHHRAELSQIRSRHFGFVLLGAAIVIPLGLMSLPADYVARIKSLVELKSGINAHQDASLGRRASYLVVGGQMIRDNPLAGSGPGTFPVHYAATGFAKAFSEEAGTADLYRRAHNTYLELFSEIGIPGGLLFTALILFGLRNFERARQASQACGDAERADLATHLALSFLAVALFLMFLSAPNHKYLWIMLGLSGYLRLDAEARLARMRHTA from the coding sequence ATGATCGCAACGGCGGCCATGGGCGGTGTGCTGGCACTGCTTTGCCTGGGCTTACTGGCCAGCCCGTGGCCCTTCCTCGCGCCTTTCGTGGTGTTAGGTCTGGCGGGCCTGGCGGTCCTGTACCGCCGTCCCGCCTGGGGACTGCTTGCCATCGCCGCGCTGGTGCCATTCGAGGGGCTGTTCAAGGGCAGCGAATTCACCGGAGCCAAGCTGCTGGGCGTCTCGATGATCGGCATCCTCGCCGTGCAGTTGCTGTTACGACAGATGCCAGCCGAGCGTTTGCGAAACAACCTTTGGCGGCCGCTTTCGCTGTTCATCCTCGCCTATCTGATCAGCCTGATGTTTAGCGAACGATATGGCCTATCCTTCGGCCACCTGCGCGAGCTGGCCGTGGGTCTGGCGCTGTTTTTCATTACCGTGCTGGTCGCCGCGGAGCTGGACCTGAAAATGCTGTTCAGGCTGGTCTCGCTGAGCGTGGCCGCAACCTGCGCGATGGCGTTGGTATCGGCCAAGCATCAGGTCGGCGGCCGGGCAATCGGCCTACTCGAAGATGCCAACTATTTCGCCCTGTTGATCGCCTTTGCCGCGCCAATGTCCGCCTGGCTTGCGCTGCGTGCGCGCCACCTGCTGACACGACTGGCCTGGCTGGCGGTCACCCTGTTGTTACTGGCGGGGATGACCAAGACCGACTCCCGCTCTGGACTGGTGGTGCTGGTCGGCTGCTTATTGATCGGACTCTGGCATCACCGCGCCGAGCTAAGCCAGATCCGCTCGCGGCATTTCGGCTTCGTCCTGCTGGGAGCGGCCATTGTGATACCCCTGGGTCTGATGTCGCTGCCGGCCGATTACGTGGCGCGCATCAAATCGCTTGTCGAACTCAAGTCCGGCATCAATGCCCACCAGGACGCTTCCCTCGGGCGTCGTGCTTCCTATCTGGTCGTCGGCGGCCAGATGATCCGCGACAATCCGCTGGCCGGCAGCGGCCCGGGCACCTTCCCGGTGCACTACGCGGCGACCGGCTTTGCCAAGGCGTTTTCGGAGGAGGCCGGCACCGCCGATCTCTACCGTCGGGCACACAATACCTATCTGGAGTTGTTCAGCGAGATTGGTATACCGGGCGGCTTGTTATTCACTGCGCTAATCCTGTTCGGTCTTCGCAACTTCGAGCGAGCACGGCAGGCGTCGCAAGCGTGCGGCGATGCCGAACGGGCCGACCTGGCCACGCACCTGGCCCTGAGCTTTCTGGCGGTGGCATTGTTCTTGATGTTCCTCAGTGCACCCAACCACAAATACCTGTGGATCATGCTCGGGCTGTCCGGCTATCTGAGGCTCGATGCTGAAGCCCGGCTCGCCCGCATGAGGCACACCGCGTGA
- a CDS encoding polysaccharide deacetylase family protein — protein sequence MTPSQTCKATLGWLQFNSPGGRNKLRGARLILMLHRVLADDNAAALPHRAELCIGQLAFARLLAWLRQHFVCVPLEDLLTAPSDGLTRIALTFDDGWRDNAEVAYPLLAHYRVPASIFLSTDFIGNPRGFWWESIGETLWCSAGAPARSLLLQRLAECGAPPLPANFDSLPERRRSRALAIYLQSLKALPATTLQHLANACPQEALHAMNWEQVAELERSGWVRFGPHGAGHGILTKLDDAALTDDLQRSHLALATHCQTPLPIYCYPNGDHDSRVRQAVAQLGYRRALGTHPGLYRDGDDPLALARIGVSHPMARHPGLFAWRLMRSLAQ from the coding sequence ATGACTCCCTCTCAAACGTGCAAGGCCACACTCGGTTGGCTTCAGTTCAACAGTCCCGGCGGACGCAACAAGCTTCGCGGTGCACGCCTGATTCTCATGCTGCACCGCGTGCTGGCCGACGACAACGCAGCGGCCTTGCCTCACCGGGCCGAGCTCTGTATCGGCCAGCTGGCCTTCGCCCGCCTGCTCGCTTGGCTGCGGCAGCACTTCGTATGCGTTCCACTGGAAGATCTGCTCACCGCCCCCTCGGATGGCCTGACCCGGATCGCGCTGACATTCGATGATGGTTGGCGGGACAACGCGGAAGTGGCTTATCCGCTGCTCGCCCACTATCGGGTACCCGCCAGCATCTTTCTGTCGACCGATTTCATCGGCAACCCGCGGGGGTTCTGGTGGGAAAGCATCGGTGAAACCCTGTGGTGCAGCGCTGGCGCACCGGCCCGAAGCCTCTTGCTGCAACGCTTGGCCGAGTGTGGCGCGCCACCGTTGCCGGCAAACTTCGACTCCCTTCCCGAACGGCGCCGCAGCCGAGCCCTGGCGATCTATCTACAATCGCTCAAGGCGCTACCTGCCACGACGCTGCAACACCTGGCCAACGCCTGCCCGCAGGAAGCACTGCATGCGATGAACTGGGAGCAAGTCGCCGAGCTGGAGCGTTCCGGCTGGGTACGCTTCGGTCCGCACGGTGCCGGGCACGGTATTCTCACGAAACTGGACGATGCAGCCTTAACCGACGATCTGCAGCGCAGCCATCTGGCGCTTGCAACGCATTGCCAAACACCGCTACCGATCTACTGCTACCCCAATGGCGATCACGACAGCCGCGTTCGCCAGGCAGTCGCTCAGCTCGGTTACCGGCGCGCCCTCGGTACCCATCCCGGGCTCTACCGTGACGGCGATGATCCTCTGGCATTGGCCCGCATCGGTGTCAGTCACCCAATGGCTCGTCATCCGGGGCTGTTCGCCTGGCGCCTGATGCGGAGCCTGGCGCAGTGA
- a CDS encoding GumC family protein, whose product MSPKENYLHEFLRIFFANRQLIKRVFLVFAVITLLMPLVLKQTFDITAEVLVQSKKLPQSDANTALSQETDKFLPPSLADMETESNILRSPSLMRETVRQLHNEGVYSPSQGVFHMLVLEPLRTYVANPLREYVINPLRDALGLDIDPVRDGTIDAMTEQASAALTVETLPGSNVISVSYSFPDPELGTMLVTRLLENYLKSRQNLQSNDLPESFFEQKKSQYQVRIGELEERRRGLLESIGASDPKEEITFRLNAINTEEQALNLYRDRFLENQRWLDYLTTNLAAARKASFNDATFPFTFTHTVDNAAYEDREIKQLGEKLIDQVSSYGNATASFQEGSLPVLQQRERIARTRDQFLKVVENRILERNSELVTLQQVIAQKTERIGQYKARVGDLQNVQAQLRLFDTEIDALHKAFFTYTQRYEESRSQGLLDGSASNARVLSWPYEPAEPAFPKPMLILPLGLLTGLMLAVALGYLREFFDHRFKHPAQLTEHLGLPVLMVINEKEIPQPPAPKAWSWPWVWYWIRQ is encoded by the coding sequence ATGTCTCCGAAAGAAAACTATCTGCATGAATTTCTGCGGATTTTCTTTGCCAACCGCCAGCTGATCAAACGGGTCTTCCTGGTATTTGCCGTCATCACGCTGTTGATGCCGCTGGTGCTCAAGCAAACCTTCGACATCACTGCCGAAGTCCTGGTGCAGTCCAAAAAGCTGCCCCAAAGCGACGCGAACACGGCCCTGAGCCAAGAGACGGACAAGTTCCTGCCGCCCTCGCTGGCCGACATGGAAACGGAAAGCAACATCCTTCGCTCGCCCTCGCTAATGCGCGAAACCGTTCGCCAGCTGCACAACGAAGGTGTGTACAGCCCGAGCCAAGGCGTGTTCCACATGCTGGTGCTCGAACCGCTGCGCACCTATGTCGCCAACCCATTGCGAGAATACGTCATCAACCCGCTGCGCGACGCGTTGGGACTTGATATCGACCCGGTACGTGACGGGACCATCGACGCCATGACCGAGCAGGCCAGCGCAGCGCTTACCGTGGAAACCCTGCCCGGGTCCAATGTCATCTCGGTGAGTTACAGCTTCCCCGATCCCGAACTGGGCACCATGCTGGTCACCCGGCTCTTGGAAAACTACCTCAAGAGCCGCCAGAACCTGCAGTCCAACGACCTCCCGGAGTCTTTTTTCGAGCAGAAAAAGAGCCAGTATCAGGTGCGCATCGGCGAACTGGAGGAGCGTCGCAGGGGCCTGCTCGAGAGCATTGGCGCATCGGACCCCAAGGAGGAGATCACCTTCCGCCTGAATGCGATCAACACCGAAGAACAGGCACTGAACCTGTACCGTGACCGCTTTTTGGAAAACCAGCGCTGGCTCGACTATCTCACCACCAATCTGGCGGCTGCCCGTAAGGCCAGCTTCAATGACGCGACCTTCCCGTTCACCTTCACCCACACGGTGGACAACGCCGCCTATGAAGACCGAGAGATCAAACAGCTCGGCGAAAAGCTGATCGACCAGGTCAGCAGCTATGGCAACGCCACCGCCTCGTTCCAGGAGGGCAGCCTGCCGGTACTGCAGCAACGCGAGCGGATCGCCCGTACGCGCGACCAGTTCCTCAAGGTTGTGGAGAACCGCATCCTCGAGCGCAATAGCGAGCTCGTCACGCTGCAACAGGTGATTGCGCAGAAGACCGAGCGCATCGGCCAATACAAGGCCCGCGTAGGGGACCTGCAGAACGTACAGGCACAACTTCGTCTTTTCGACACGGAAATCGATGCGCTCCACAAGGCCTTCTTCACCTATACCCAGCGATATGAGGAGAGCCGCTCGCAAGGTCTGCTCGACGGCAGCGCGTCCAATGCGCGAGTGCTCAGTTGGCCATACGAACCGGCAGAGCCGGCCTTTCCCAAGCCTATGCTGATTCTCCCGCTCGGCCTGCTGACCGGCTTGATGCTCGCCGTAGCGCTCGGCTACCTGCGCGAATTCTTTGATCATCGCTTCAAGCATCCGGCGCAGTTGACCGAACACCTCGGCTTACCTGTGTTGATGGTGATCAACGAGAAAGAGATTCCACAACCACCGGCACCGAAGGCCTGGAGCTGGCCATGGGTTTGGTACTGGATACGTCAGTGA
- a CDS encoding glycosyltransferase family 4 protein, which produces MGLVLDTSVNEVERPAALPVIHLISSGGFYGAERMLQDHCLAMQGRHQVVFLDAPMGLIERFRQAGVDCLACRSLGALLHHVRQRRSEQPLINTHNFKGMIYGCIAATLFGLPLVTTQHGFTPRSPKQRFYTWVSLQLCRLPPVRQVVCVADSIERIHRAAGIRQDKLQVIPNGLPEPTALPAGDRTEAPRIGYVGRLSAEKGPDLFLDALIPLCQRHLDWSAVLLGDGAEREHLQARIDAAGLAERIRLPGYQQDMPAWLGRLSALVISSRTEGTPMVLLEAMQARIPVAAFAVGGIPDMLSHGHDGLLATPGDTASLAEQVERLICEPGLAERLSAQAHSTQRSRYHLPRLAERWAQLYYRARGLTG; this is translated from the coding sequence ATGGGTTTGGTACTGGATACGTCAGTGAACGAAGTGGAGCGACCAGCGGCCCTGCCGGTCATTCATCTGATCAGCAGTGGCGGTTTCTACGGCGCGGAACGCATGCTGCAGGATCACTGCCTGGCCATGCAGGGCCGGCATCAGGTGGTGTTCCTCGACGCACCCATGGGGTTGATCGAGCGCTTTCGCCAGGCAGGTGTGGACTGCCTCGCCTGCCGGAGTCTGGGCGCCTTGCTGCATCATGTGCGCCAGCGCCGCAGCGAGCAGCCATTGATCAATACCCATAATTTCAAGGGCATGATCTACGGCTGCATCGCTGCCACGCTGTTTGGCCTGCCCCTGGTGACCACCCAGCACGGCTTCACCCCACGTAGCCCCAAGCAGCGCTTCTACACCTGGGTGAGCCTGCAACTGTGCCGCCTGCCGCCGGTACGCCAAGTGGTCTGTGTCGCTGATAGCATCGAACGCATCCACCGTGCGGCAGGTATTCGCCAGGACAAGCTCCAGGTGATTCCTAATGGTCTGCCTGAACCAACCGCCCTGCCCGCCGGAGATCGCACCGAGGCGCCCCGGATCGGCTACGTCGGTCGCCTCAGCGCCGAGAAGGGCCCCGATCTGTTTCTCGACGCGTTGATCCCGCTGTGTCAGCGCCACCTCGACTGGAGTGCCGTTCTGCTGGGTGATGGCGCTGAACGTGAACATCTGCAGGCGCGCATCGATGCCGCCGGCCTGGCGGAACGCATTCGTCTGCCGGGCTATCAGCAGGATATGCCCGCCTGGCTTGGACGGCTGTCAGCACTGGTGATCAGTTCGCGCACCGAAGGCACTCCGATGGTGCTGCTCGAAGCCATGCAGGCACGGATTCCGGTGGCAGCGTTCGCGGTCGGCGGCATACCGGACATGCTCAGCCACGGCCACGACGGCCTGCTGGCGACACCCGGCGACACCGCATCCCTGGCCGAGCAGGTCGAGCGTCTGATCTGCGAGCCCGGCCTTGCCGAGCGCTTATCTGCTCAGGCGCATTCGACACAGCGCAGCCGCTATCACCTCCCCCGGCTCGCCGAGCGCTGGGCGCAACTGTACTACCGAGCCAGAGGGCTGACAGGATGA
- a CDS encoding glycosyltransferase, giving the protein MNGISIVIPMFDEARHIVRTLKAARAAADAAELACELIVVDNGSRDEGPALAEAGGARVLHQPGLYIGALRNRGAATARYDSLAFLDADIEVPLDWLRQWTSRAERGDADVLALACDTPRQAPWYARAWQRRSLPAAAEQRPSWLPSANLCLPRDAFEAAGGFNEQLRTGEDKDFGLRLHGLGARQLLLKSPSVLHWGYEACWSEWFGKELWRQGSHLQLLRTRAYAHWRLLRFPMLALSNWLPTLLALSSIVGGLLPLALVFGAVSTAPALLLSLRQSVRQGDPTLTLQLWILHWLRLHLAGGAFLFSLFNWTARRPARG; this is encoded by the coding sequence GTGAACGGAATCAGCATCGTCATCCCCATGTTCGACGAGGCCCGGCACATCGTTCGGACCCTGAAGGCTGCGCGGGCCGCCGCCGACGCTGCGGAGCTCGCCTGTGAGCTGATCGTGGTGGACAACGGCTCGCGCGACGAAGGGCCGGCGCTCGCCGAGGCAGGCGGCGCTCGCGTATTGCATCAACCTGGTCTTTACATTGGCGCGCTGCGCAACCGCGGCGCCGCCACCGCCCGATATGACAGCCTGGCCTTTCTCGATGCCGACATTGAAGTGCCGCTCGATTGGTTGCGGCAATGGACATCCCGCGCGGAGCGCGGCGATGCCGACGTGCTCGCCCTGGCGTGCGATACGCCCAGGCAAGCCCCTTGGTATGCCCGCGCCTGGCAGCGCCGCAGTCTGCCGGCCGCCGCCGAGCAACGTCCAAGCTGGCTGCCCAGCGCCAATCTTTGCCTGCCTCGCGATGCCTTCGAAGCCGCCGGCGGATTCAACGAGCAGTTGCGTACCGGAGAAGACAAGGATTTCGGCCTGCGCCTGCACGGCCTGGGTGCACGCCAGCTGTTGCTGAAATCGCCCAGCGTACTGCACTGGGGTTACGAAGCCTGCTGGAGCGAATGGTTCGGCAAGGAGCTCTGGCGTCAGGGCAGCCACTTGCAGTTGCTGCGCACCCGGGCGTATGCCCACTGGCGGCTGTTGCGTTTTCCAATGCTCGCGCTGAGCAACTGGCTGCCGACATTGCTGGCGCTATCGTCAATCGTCGGTGGCCTGCTCCCGCTGGCACTGGTGTTCGGAGCAGTCAGCACAGCGCCGGCGCTACTGCTCAGCCTGCGCCAAAGTGTCCGTCAGGGTGACCCGACGCTTACGCTGCAACTGTGGATTCTGCATTGGCTGCGCCTGCATCTCGCCGGCGGGGCCTTCCTGTTTAGCTTGTTCAATTGGACCGCCAGGAGACCTGCCCGTGGCTGA